A genomic segment from Colletotrichum higginsianum IMI 349063 chromosome 5, whole genome shotgun sequence encodes:
- a CDS encoding Extracellular aldonolactonase — MGRLRPSRCQRCPVLFSCHLAAPGHVLFTLTLVLCLVLALVLYVSSPSQRHSCASAAILLLPNMMRDLLAPAGLLPLLLSSPAAATLLYASSYSGAITTLNLTLSADNATQSVLQSLSSSDGCAPSPSWLTLDHANSRLYCTDEGLTTNVGTVSSFSTGPEGVLQQLAKTETISGPVSAVIYGDKGQGLAVAQYGGSSVSWFDISNPAALTAVKSETFNMSAPGPNPSRQEAPHPHEVFLDPKGQFVLAPDLGADLVRVFAVDGINLVAVDSLQAAPGSGPRHVEFLVTPEGKTYLYVIGELSNTVTAYDVTYRKNKTLGFTEVYSSSTYGEGATAPAGASGAEIWISPNGKFLTVSSRNDSAFSISNPDTNGEGAQIPSDSLNSFSINPQTGALTLLQKFPAGGRIPRQFSVNKAGDLVAVGLQSDSRVVIISRDVASGKLGDIIASTKVEGEVTAVIFDE, encoded by the exons ATGGGCCGGCTTCGCCCTTCAAGATGCCAACGTTGCCCAGTCCTTTTCTCGTGCCACCTCGCAGCACCCGGACACGTACTTTTCACCCTCACACTTGTTCTGTGCCTTGTGCTTGCGCTGGTACTGTACGTCTCCTCCCCATCACAGCGCCATTCGTGTgccagcgccgccatcctGCTTTTGCCCAACATGATGCGAGACTTGCTCGCCCCTGCAGGCCTTTTGCCGCTCCTGCTGTCGTCCCCGGCCGCGGCTACTCTGCTCTATGCGTCTTCCTACAGCGGCGCCATCACCACCCTCAACCTTACCCTGTCCGCCGACAACGCCACCCAGTCCGTCCTGCAGTCGCTCTCGTCGTCTGACGGCTGCGCTCCCAGTCCGTCCTGGCTGACCCTTGACCATGCCAACTCCCGGCTCTACTGCACTGATGAAGGTCTGACCACCAACGTTGGAACCGTCTCTTCTTTTTCAACTGGCCCCGAGGGTGTGCTCCAGCAACTGGCCAAGACGGAGACCATCAGCGGCCCCGTCAGCGCCGTTATCTACGGCGACAAAGGCCAGGGTCTGGCCGTCGCTCAGTA TGGCGGCTCTTCCGTGAGCTGGTTCGACATTTCCAACCCGGCCGCCCTCACAGCGGTCAAGTCCGAGACTTTCAACATGTCGGCACCGGGCCCGAATCCGTCTCGCCAGGAGGCCCCGCACCCCCACGAGGTTTTCCTCGACCCCAAGGGCCAGTTTGTCCTCGCGCCGGACCTCGGtgccgacctcgtccgcgtcttcgccgtcgacggcatcaaCCTGGTTGCTGTCGACTCCCTCCAGGCCGCTCCCGGTAGCGGTCCTCGCCACGTCGAGTTCCTCGTCACACCCGAGGGCAAGACGTACCTGTACGTCATCGGCGAACTGTCCAATACCGTCACCGCATACGACGTCACCTACCGCAAGAACAAGACGCTCGGCTTCACCGAGGTGTATTCGAGCTCTACTTACGGCGAAGGTGCCACTGCGCCTGCCGGAGCCAGCGGTGCTGAGATTTGGATCTCG CCTAACGGCAAGTTCCTCACCGTTTCCTCGCGGAACGACTCGGCCTTCAGCATCAGCAACCCCGACACcaacggcgagggcgcgcagATCCCCTCTGACTCGCTCAACAGCTTCAGTATCAACCCGCAGACGGGCGCCCTCACGCTACTGCAGAAGTTCCCCGCGGGCGGCCGCATCCCCCGCCAGTTCTCGGtcaacaaggccggcgacctTGTTGCTGTCGGCCTGCAGTCGGACAGCCGCGTTGTCATCATCAGCCGCGATGTCGCGTCGGGCAAGCTGGGAGACATTATTGCGAGCACaaaggtcgagggcgaggtaaCGGCCGTCATCTTTGATGAGTAG